The Juglans regia cultivar Chandler chromosome 10, Walnut 2.0, whole genome shotgun sequence genome includes the window TGACTCTGATACTAAAGacgtaaatatttcattcataatattttgaaattcattaggagtattttttaacccaaagagcataatattcattcataaTGTCCAAATGAGACTGTGAATGCTATTTTATAATAGTCTTTTTCAGCAATTTGAATTTGTCAAAATCTACTTTTCatgttaaattttgaaaataccgAAACATTATAAAGTCgagataataaatctttttttattaggaattgagtatctaatccattgtaatacATTATTTAAAGGTTTATAATTGCTTACTAGACGATTGACTCCTCTTTCTAATTTTGCCTGTTTTTGAACATGAAAAGCAGCACAACTTCATGGTGATTACTTtttctaattaatcattttgttaataaatcattaatttcttttttacagaattctaatatcattattcatttgaatcGGTCTAGCCTtagttgaaatatttttttttaaaaatttgttttcatAGGATAATTTGACTATATGTTGTTTTCTATTTCAGAAAATATTGAGCAGGTTAGAAcatacttcattttcaattatagttttataattatcaatttcttgGGTTAATAACGTGTCTTTTAATTGGtcttgaattcttttatattttaattcttattttaagaagtttatctatttttcctttcttttaattctattttttgttaaaaaattaatttatctaattaataaaactttttttaaataattaatttcttttaatactgaaagaaataagaatttaaattgaaaacatcatatcatttttcataacattttgtataaaaatattttatttaaaatatttttataaaataaattataaaagtaacctaattttataaaaatatttttattttacaactcaCTACTAATGACTAACCTTACACCGTTTCCGAACTCAAAAACGAAAGAAAGACTTTCACCGTTGGCTTGCTAAACCCCTCAAAAGTCAAAGCCCTCTGAAAAACCCTAAGGTTTCGCTCCACGGCTTTAGTGAAAGAAAGAACGAAACGTAAAGAGAAAAACCCAAACAATCAAAATCGCCACCTCCCTCTCTTGATTATCTCCCACGGTTCGAGAATATGAAGAAGAAAGGTCCGGTTCCGAAAGGAGGAGGAAGGAAGGGTAAGAGGTTATCACGGGACCCATTTTTCATAACGGAGCCGAAGAAACCGCGGAAGATTGAGAATGACGGTGACGTGATAGAGAGCGGCGACTCGGACGAGGACTATGGGTTGGTTGGTTTCGACAGGGACGAGGGGGAAATCGGAGTAGAGGAGTCCGAGTTGGCGGAGGAGACTGCAGGCGAGAAGAGGCAGCGCGTGGCCAGGGCTTACTTGGATAAGGTTCGAGAGATTGCGGCGAGAGAAGAGGAGGATGACGAGGAAAAGGAAGGTAGGGAAGGCGAGATGCAAGACGAGAGGGACGCCCTCGTGGCGAGGATTTTGCAAGAGGAGCAGCTCGAGGAGACCGGCCGTGTTCGCCGAGCCATTGCATCTAGGTATTGTTACTTCTAACTCGATTAGAGTAGCATTGGGTTGCATTTCAAGTTGAGAGTTTTGACGTAATTTGGGCCACAAGCATGTGGTATTACGTCTCTTCCTCATATGGCATTGTATTGTGTGGATGGTTTATTGGTGTTAGTCTTTTTATTGGTTTTCGTGTGGACTGGATGCTACTTTTGACGAGGAAATTATGGCATAAGTCTCCGGTTACATTTTTGGAAAGATAGAAGCTTGCTACTCAAGCATTAAATTGCTTATTTTCGACCATGGATACTGTAAACAATTGTATAATCCTGAAATAGACTTCTTTAATGGTATTAACCTTTCTTAGAAGTGCCAGGATATTGAAGATGACTTTGAACAACATGGTTTTGACTTAATGTTGTTTGTTTGGTGAAGTGGAGAACATGTACATACAGTTAGATGTTTGGAGATGATCCAAAAAACTTAGTCTAGGATGCTTATAATGTTTAATACATGTGCTGCAGGGTTCAAAAACCAGAAAGTGCTGATGAGTTCCGGGTCTTGGTTAAGCATCGACAGCCTGTCACTGCAGTGGCTCTATCTGAGGATGACTTGAAGGGATTTTCAGCTTCGAAGGATGGAACCATTTTGCGTTGGGATGTAGTCAGTGGGATACATGAAAGTTATCGGTGGCCTAGCTGTGACGTACTAAGGTCCCATGGGGCCAAGGATCCGCAAGGTCCAGCCACAAGGCATTGTAAACGTGTCTTAGCACTAGCTGTTAGCTCCGATGGTCGGTATTTGGCAAGTGGTGGTGTAGATCGGCATATTCATCTATGGGATACCCGTACGCGAGAGCATATTAGGGTAAATCTGGTTTGGTACTTATGTTGTGGAAATTGCGTGTGTTGGTTTGTAAGTTATCGTGATTTAAGTTTAACTACTTTACAAAAATTAGTCTAGATTGTGAGCAAAGATGCCAATATGTTTTGGCACCCATAAAATGCACATATTGATAAACATGATCTTCCTGTCTGGTCATTTATTAACATGCACAAGGTGTGAAGCTTTTCAAATGGCAGACATCTTGAATGGCAGATAAAATGCTGAGCTCTGGGGGACCCTTCATGtgactattaatttattttttcttttttttggtagcctgaacatttcttttatctgaTAAGATTTTCTATGTCCTGTTGTTAAAGGCCATGCTTTAAAACCTGTGACGATATGGATTTTATTTGCTATTCTTATTGCTTAGTTGTGTGTTGACAGGCTTTTCAAGGTCACGGAGGACCTGTATCATGTTTAAGTTTCAGGCAAGGGACTTCAGAACTTTTCTCTGGTTCATTTGATCGAACAGTCAAGATATGGAATGCAGAAGACAGAGCATACATAACTACATTATTTGGTCaccaaaatgaaatattaaGTATTGATTGCCATCGTAAAGAACGGGTGTTGACTGTTGGCCGTGATCGAACGATGCAGTTGTTTAAGGTAAGCACTCTTTTAGTGATTTCCTGCCTTTAGATTTACTCAGtcaaatagaaatatatggATGATAGAAATTTTGCATGAGCACAGAGGGTGATGTGTGGCTggtttctaaaaaaaatgaaaggacatGCTGGTAGCATTCGTTTTGTATGTGTTCCCTTCACTCCTTTTGGCCACCTATGAAGATACCTAACACAGGAAGGGCTatgaaaaaaatctcaaaatgagGGTGCAATCTTCTTGTCGACCCACAAAGAAGATCACTAGGCCATGCACTGTACTTGGTGATACTAAATGTAGTCAgtgttttctttcaataaaatcttgttcaCCGATAAAAATGTAGTTGATGTCTTCCTGATCTGTGTGGTAAGAATTGTCTAACATTTGAGAGAGAGGACATTGAATGGTGGGTTTTTCCTGGCATCCACCATCAAGCGTAAAGAGTTGACTGAAAAAAATGTTCACTTACAAAAAGATAATTGGACATGAAGagttaaagcattttttttgcTTCAAACTATACATGGAATTCATTTGGTGGTATTTTTAGGAGATTGACTTCTCCAAAATATTTTCTGccacttgcttttttttttcaataaagatTTATAGCCAAAACAAGAGAGGACATGTTTTCAACTAATCTACATCTTCGCCACCACCTTTGATAAAAGGAGATTCATGCAACTTATAAAAGTTTTGTTCTTACTATGATTTCCAATTTTTCACTGAAGATATttcacatttatattatttagccaaaaaaaatcacatttatacAATCTATACTGTGCATGTCTTTGTATTGGTTAtcttttaccaataaaaaaaaccttGTAATGGCTATTATTTTTAGTATCATTGAGCTTGTGGTGTATTTGTGCTATACCAGTTGGATATCTTTTTCAGTTGTCAGATACTTGGTCTTTACGTTACTTCTATGCTTGTGAAATAGGTCCCTGAGGAGTCACGTTTAGTATTTCGAGCCCCTGCATTTTCTCTGGAATGTTGTTGTTTCGTTAGCAATGACGAATTCTTATCCGGTTCTGATGATGGAAGTATTGAGCTTTGGAGCACGTTGCGAAAGAAGCCTGTTGACATTGTGAAGAATGCTCATGCTTTGTTGGGTGCAAACAAGAATCTCGAACCAAAGAATAGTGGGAAAATCCCCAATGGACATATTGGTAAAACTGCAATATTTTATTTCCATATGGTTTATCATGAAAGTTGCTTCTAAAGTTTATCACATGGCCATATTAATCTTTGTATTTCTTGTATTACTGTATTTGGATgtgggaaaatatttttgtagtcAGTAAGAAAATATCTCAACCCATTTTTAGGTAATTATTGTTATTACTCTGTGCTTTTGTTATTCCCCATGCATTTGTGGTTTTTCCACGTTTGTATAAAATTCTTTCACCTTTAGGGAGGAGACCAAGTGTTTTGTATCAATGAATCTGAAACGTCCGAgcaatttaattgttttttccttttgatttttcatttgaCCTGTATTCTAATAATATGCTATTGACTCCCATGCTGTAGAAAATGGTGACTCTGGTTCTGAAAGTTATAGATGTCTATCGGCATATTCCTGGGTCAATTCGATCACAGTGTGTAGAAGCAGTGATCTTGCTGCATCTGGAGCTGGTAATGGTTCTGTTCGATTATGGGCTATTGAAAGTGAGACTAAAGACATTCGACCGTTGTTTGACCTTCCGTTGGTAAGCCAAAGCAATATTGTGACAAAGCTTCACTTTGTGATTATAACTACAGAACAGTGTGAATATGGCCTCTTATTATAGCATCTGCTTTCACCATTTCTTTGATTGAATGGTTTTCTACCTGTAGTAACCAAAGATTATAGACTTTTAGGCtatctataatttattatgtaggAAGATTGTTTAAATGAATTGTTCAATAACTGCTACCAAGGTCGAGAATGATAAATGATCATTTGTGATTTTAGACTAGCTTAGAAATGCAGATTTGGTCAGCCTAGTGGTCAAAGAGTGGATTTGGGGTGGGGTTTAGATTCAgcttgtaacacccccttctcATTGGGTTAGGAATGCTACCTGCAAAAATAACTTAACACTGGGTAAGAGATCCAAAATAAAACCTGGACTCATTTCTTTCGATGACAAATATAGCATAGCAGGATAAGGTTTGAATAGCTGATATAATAAGATTTTTGATGGCATCATGACATAATAAAAGACCAAAATTAATCCTATACGTGTTTACTTATGGAATGGACTAAGTATCACCATCTAGATCTGGTCCGTCCAGTTATCTTCACCCTCATTGCAGGACTTTTAAAACGTCAATAACAAACAAACCGAGTCGAATACTtagtaagtagtacaccatacaataaacttattttaaattcaGATTATCTTTGGAAATGTATACACACAATTAAGCATACATTGCATATATGGCAATTAACAAACACACATCGACCACATATTTGTCATGTTTGTCTTTCGCTTGCTTTATTGCCAAACCAAAAGACATTAACCGTGCATTGGTCCGCTAGACTACTGATGGTTCTAATCATCTCAAGTGACCACACCTTTTGCCCGTGTACTTGGTGTTTTGCCTAttctaatcaataaaattttatttactgataaaaaaaaaaatctgtggcTTGCATATCCATCCATCTCTTTGCATTGGTACCAAGCATCCCATATGgcaaacatattatttattcCATTCATTCCTACATTATGGCGTTTATCTTGATTTTTATAAGCTTTTCATAACATTCATGATATGGGCATTGTCACAAACCTCATACTTTCACATTGTGACATTTATATAGTTATTCATAGCATAAATTCATTCATGACATACTAAATATTGCATGAATCATGCTAAGGCATTCATTATTCCTCACTTGCTTGTCATATCATAGCATaggtgcataaaaaggggcttaCAATGAAAGGGCATTAACATAgcataatatttgaattttttttgcaaCTCTCATAGAAAGGCATGATCATACTACTTAACTTATGCAATGTAGCTCATAATTAAAAACACCTCCTTTATGCCAATCacagaaaatttattttcttcttattagGGTTTGGACCCTTCAATATAACAGAAAATTTGATTTGAACTACCTAATTATTATATGCTAATGTAATCACATggatacttcctgtgtacttgggctatacctatttcaatatcaataaaatatcttcatacttataaaaaaaaaattattatatgctAATGCATAACACTTCTATGAgtcatacttaaaaaaaaaaacacttctatGAGTGATTAACAAGTTCTTACCGAAGCCAATTTTTAGGGTTTCTTTAGAGAAGATCAATGTGGCAGAATCTGTCCACGTAATCTTTTTTGACCAAAACTGGATTTTGAAACTTGTAGAGTTTCAAGTATTTTGCTGCCTAGAGTCGTAACGAACATCTTAAATTCAATATTCATAAGAATTTTTGTAACATGGGCATAATACTTGATAAAAACTCAAATTTAACTCTTAGaggtacttataaaaaaaaaaaaactcttagaGTTTGCACAAGTGTTTGCAGCCCCCTAGAACTCCTTAGGACTTGAATTTGGGCTGTTGGAGTGCAAAGAGGTGCGGAAACATCAGATAAAGTCTGCTCTGGATGGCTGGAATAAAGTCAATGGCTTTCTTGTGCAACTgtcatagaaacaaaaaaatcctGAAAATCTAGCCCATAGGAATAAAGTATTAACAAAGAACAATCTAATCTCCTCCAATGAtagttccttatcttcaaaattcCGATAATTTTGTTCCCTCAATATGCACCATAGAATACAAATATGAATGAGCTTCCACAAAGCTGTAATTTGTGGAATACCGCCAATGTCCCTCCAGTTGGCCAGAATCTTGATCACACTAGCAGGCATAACTCAGGCTAGGTCCGATCTTCGAAGGACATCATCCCATAACACCCTGCCAACCTCACAATGGAGTAGCAGATGATCCAGTCTCACCACTCTACTCTTcctgcacatacaacaccagtccatAAGAATCACCTTGCGTTTCCGTAGGCTGTCCATAGTCAAGATCTTGCCCGAAGAAGCTGTCCATGTGAAAAATACCACCTTTAGAGGTGCTTTATttctccaaatgcttttccaaggaaaaggaTTGTTCTGTGGGTTTGTAAGGGCCTTGTAGAAGGAACGAACAGAAAATGTTCCTTTTCTAGCAGGTACCCACCACATCATGTCAGTCCCTCGATACCTCAACCTTGCGGAGTACAAGAGGTTGAAGAAATCAGAGAAACTGCCAACTTCCTAATCATGGGCCGCCCTAATAAAGTTCACATTCCATTGAATTGATCTGCCCGACATCTCCAATAGGTCTGCCACCTATGCATGCTACTCTTTTGCAACCCTGAAAACCATAGGGAATGTGTCCTTGAGGGCTCTATCTCCACGGCAGATATCATGCTAGAATTTAATTCTAGATCTGTCCCCCATCATGATTCTAGTGTATCGAGAAAAAACCCCATCCTCTTCTGATATGCTTCCAAATACCACCCCATAAGCCCCTTGTTCCTCTATAGTACTCCATCCCCACCACATGCCCCCCCATATTTGGAACCAATCATCATCTTCCACAAAGCCTCTGTCTCATAGTTATACTGCCACAGGcccacaaccattttccaagAAGAGCCCGATTGAACACACTCAAATTTCTAGTCCCACaaataccatttttttaaataataactaaCATAAAAGCAGCTATTGATAGTTGCTTGTTTTTTCAGGTCAATGTCAGGTCAATTTCCTGAAATAGTTGTTTGTTTGTCTTGTCAGCAAATACAAGTGGATGGCAGGAATAATTTGGGCCgggttttttctctttttgtttttgtttttttttaattgttttaagcCAGAGTTCAGCCCATAATGTGGTTATATTTCAAGTTGGCATCTCTGCCTTATCCTGCcccctttttcttccttctttctgcTATCTTCATTTGCCTTATTGATAGTTCTTTTTGATGTTGGACTCAGATGTAATCAGTTGTCTGATTGAGTTTATGAGAGCCTCCTAAAATTTCTGACTGTTGCTTACCTATAAAGTTTTTGTGCCACAGGTTGGGTTTGTAAATTCCTTGGCCTTCGCAAAATCTGGACAGTTCCTGGTTGCTGGAGTTGGTAAGGTAATGCCCTTTATAGATCCCATCCTTGACTTTATTGCAATCTTTTTTTATGTTATCCTTTTCTGAAATTGCTATGAGATTTAATTTGCATGACTTACGAAAAGCTGATCTTTTAATTTGAGCTTTCTGAGGTTATATTACGTCAAAGTATGAAGATTGCAACCAAACCAGTGTTTCCATTAAACTGAAGAATAATGATATGGATAAAACtatttataactcattttaCAACCAACCAATGTAATAGTGGCTACTTCTCATCTGATttgaatttcaagttttatataaatgcTCTCTATTTAAAACAAAGTTGTTACAGGAGTTGAAAGGTTGTGTAGATGTGGTTTGAGGAAAACTCTTGATTGtctgttattaaaaaaaggatAGCCCTCTTTCTATTAAGAGGAGGAAAATAAGATTCTGCCATTAATATTTATAGGACCCAGGTTAGGTACAGCAAGATCAGAGGACGCACAGTAAAGGGGAAAAGTGCTATCATGGGggtaaaatgatttttgtttcaaagtAAATACAAGGAAAAGATTCAAGAGTTAAAAAACTCATGAGATAATCATGAAGTTGAACTTCTGGATCAAAAGAATCCCAGTTCGCAGTCTCGCTAGCACTTTGGTGTCATTCCTTCCACCTCACGTGGGGCTGATAGAGCTTCTCCaggcttttatttttagaaattcttCCACAAGGGACAAAGAATATAAACTTTTAAGAGTAAATTTCTGGATTTAGTTTGGACAAGAAGCTAGACACAAGCCCTGATAATGTTAATGAAAGCCCGAGtcattttttcttccaattcatAGAATTCTGTTTCTGCTATTGTTATTTGGTGTCTACATTTTATAATTGCTAACACAAATAAGATGCACCTGCAACAGGAACCTCGTTTGGGAAGGTGGGGGCATATCGAGTCTGCTCAGAATGGAGTTGCGGTTTATTC containing:
- the LOC109003896 gene encoding U3 snoRNP-associated protein-like EMB2271, whose amino-acid sequence is MKKKGPVPKGGGRKGKRLSRDPFFITEPKKPRKIENDGDVIESGDSDEDYGLVGFDRDEGEIGVEESELAEETAGEKRQRVARAYLDKVREIAAREEEDDEEKEGREGEMQDERDALVARILQEEQLEETGRVRRAIASRVQKPESADEFRVLVKHRQPVTAVALSEDDLKGFSASKDGTILRWDVVSGIHESYRWPSCDVLRSHGAKDPQGPATRHCKRVLALAVSSDGRYLASGGVDRHIHLWDTRTREHIRAFQGHGGPVSCLSFRQGTSELFSGSFDRTVKIWNAEDRAYITTLFGHQNEILSIDCHRKERVLTVGRDRTMQLFKVPEESRLVFRAPAFSLECCCFVSNDEFLSGSDDGSIELWSTLRKKPVDIVKNAHALLGANKNLEPKNSGKIPNGHIENGDSGSESYRCLSAYSWVNSITVCRSSDLAASGAGNGSVRLWAIESETKDIRPLFDLPLVGFVNSLAFAKSGQFLVAGVGKEPRLGRWGHIESAQNGVAVYSLELS